From the genome of Prevotella herbatica, one region includes:
- a CDS encoding YeiH family protein, producing MKLSEQRSSMLHGVLLMTLFACAAFYIGGTDTAKAISFSPMIVGIILGMLYANSLRNNLPETWTPGIAFCSKRILRLGIIMYGFKLTFQDITAVGLPAICIDAIIVTVTICGGVLIGRLLKMDRGIALLTSAGSAICGAAAILGIESAIKVKPYKTAVAVSTVVIFGTISMFLYPILFRSGIFDLTPDQMGIMTGATIHEVAHVVGAGNAMGTTISNSAIIVKMIRVMMLVPVLLVISWNVAREARRNPESDEFGRGKIKIPWFAILFLLVICFNSLGLLSESIVTFLNNIDTFLLTIAMTALGAETSIDKFRKAGFKPFLLASILYCWLIVGGYCLSKYLVPMLM from the coding sequence ATGAAATTATCAGAACAACGCAGCAGCATGCTACACGGAGTACTTCTTATGACTCTTTTCGCATGCGCAGCTTTTTACATCGGTGGCACAGACACAGCTAAGGCTATATCTTTCTCACCAATGATCGTGGGTATCATCCTAGGTATGCTTTATGCAAACAGTCTACGCAACAACCTTCCTGAAACATGGACACCTGGTATTGCATTCTGTTCCAAAAGGATTTTGAGACTTGGAATAATAATGTATGGATTCAAACTTACATTCCAAGATATAACTGCGGTTGGACTCCCAGCTATCTGCATTGACGCAATAATAGTTACCGTAACTATATGCGGAGGAGTATTAATCGGACGATTATTGAAAATGGATCGTGGAATAGCATTGCTCACTTCGGCTGGTAGCGCAATTTGTGGAGCTGCTGCTATACTTGGCATTGAATCGGCTATAAAAGTAAAACCTTATAAGACAGCTGTTGCTGTGTCAACAGTGGTTATATTCGGAACAATATCCATGTTTCTCTACCCTATCCTATTTCGCAGCGGTATATTTGATTTGACTCCAGATCAGATGGGAATAATGACTGGTGCTACAATTCATGAAGTAGCACATGTTGTTGGTGCGGGAAACGCAATGGGCACAACGATATCAAATTCAGCGATTATTGTGAAGATGATACGCGTAATGATGCTTGTTCCTGTGTTGTTGGTGATTAGCTGGAATGTTGCCCGTGAAGCTCGTCGTAATCCTGAAAGTGATGAATTTGGACGTGGAAAGATAAAGATTCCATGGTTTGCAATCTTGTTTCTCTTAGTGATATGTTTCAACAGTTTAGGACTACTTTCAGAATCAATTGTAACATTCCTAAACAATATAGACACATTTTTGCTGACTATTGCAATGACTGCACTTGGAGCGGAAACTAGTATCGATAAATTCAGAAAAGCAGGATTTAAACCATTCCTACTTGCCTCAATATTATATTGCTGGCTAATAGTTGGAGGTTACTGTTTATCTAAATATCTTGTCCCGATGCTTATGTAA
- the aroC gene encoding chorismate synthase, translated as MRNSFGNIFTLTTFGESHGMAVGGVVDGMPAGVDIDLDFIQNELNRRRPGQSKITTSRNEPDKVEIFSGVFEGKSTGTPIGFAVYNTNQHSNDYNNMRGLFRPSHADFGYFSKYGIRDHRGGGRSSARITIARCVGGALAKLALRKLNIDIKAYTSQVGTIELDRDYTKYDLNAIEDNIVRCPDSDKAKQMEKLISDVKADGDTIGGVIACVIKGCPVGLGEPEFSKLHAQLGSAMLGINAVKGFEYGEGFHGVAARGSQQNDVFTSSDGTITMKSNHSGGVQGGISNGQDIYFRVAFKPVATLLMKQNTVDINGESTTITARGRHDPCVLPRAVPIVEAMAAMVILDNYLINKTIHI; from the coding sequence ATGAGAAATAGTTTCGGCAATATATTTACTCTTACTACGTTTGGCGAAAGTCATGGAATGGCTGTCGGAGGCGTGGTTGATGGTATGCCTGCTGGCGTTGATATTGATTTAGACTTCATACAGAATGAACTCAATCGCAGACGTCCTGGACAGAGTAAAATTACAACAAGTAGAAATGAACCTGATAAGGTCGAGATTTTTAGTGGAGTCTTTGAGGGTAAGTCTACAGGTACGCCAATAGGATTTGCTGTTTATAATACTAATCAGCATTCTAACGATTATAACAACATGCGTGGTCTTTTTCGTCCATCACATGCTGATTTTGGATACTTCAGCAAGTATGGCATAAGAGATCATCGTGGAGGAGGACGTTCTTCTGCGCGTATAACTATAGCACGTTGTGTCGGGGGTGCCTTGGCCAAATTAGCTTTGCGTAAATTGAATATTGATATCAAGGCATATACATCGCAAGTCGGAACTATTGAATTGGATAGAGATTATACCAAGTATGACCTTAATGCTATTGAGGATAACATCGTGCGTTGTCCTGATTCAGATAAGGCTAAACAAATGGAAAAACTTATTTCTGACGTAAAGGCTGATGGAGACACTATTGGTGGAGTCATCGCATGCGTAATTAAGGGATGCCCTGTAGGGTTAGGTGAGCCAGAGTTTAGTAAGTTGCATGCCCAGTTGGGATCTGCAATGTTGGGAATAAACGCTGTAAAAGGATTTGAGTATGGCGAGGGATTCCATGGAGTGGCTGCTCGTGGCAGCCAACAGAACGATGTTTTTACAAGTTCTGATGGAACTATAACAATGAAATCAAATCATAGCGGAGGTGTTCAGGGGGGAATAAGCAATGGACAGGATATATATTTCCGTGTCGCTTTCAAACCAGTAGCAACTCTGTTAATGAAACAAAATACAGTGGATATCAATGGTGAATCCACAACAATAACAGCTCGTGGGCGGCATGATCCATGTGTGCTTCCAAGAGCAGTACCTATTGTCGAGGCTATGGCAGCCATGGTAATTTTAGATAATTACCTTATTAATAAGACAATACATATATAG
- a CDS encoding FKBP-type peptidyl-prolyl cis-trans isomerase, whose translation MDNNQNKYIAVSYMLYDVTDGKQELIEQTSEDRPFDFLSGFGFTLPAFEEAVVNLKSGEDFELMLTPDQAYGEHIEEHVLDLDKQIFSINGKFDSEHIVVDAVVPLQNEDGNRFNGHILEITDDKVKVDLNHPLAGKALKFVGSIKENRDATNDEIGQYMNMVNGNDGCGGCNGCEGDCEGGCGDDKKDGGCCGCH comes from the coding sequence ATGGACAATAACCAAAACAAGTACATCGCCGTTTCATATATGTTGTATGACGTGACTGATGGCAAGCAGGAACTGATTGAGCAGACTAGCGAAGATCGTCCTTTCGATTTCCTAAGTGGCTTCGGTTTCACTCTTCCTGCATTTGAAGAGGCTGTAGTTAATTTAAAAAGTGGTGAAGATTTTGAGCTTATGCTCACTCCAGATCAGGCTTATGGTGAACATATCGAAGAGCATGTGCTGGACTTGGACAAGCAGATATTTTCTATCAACGGAAAGTTTGATTCAGAACATATTGTGGTAGACGCTGTCGTTCCTTTGCAGAATGAAGACGGAAATCGTTTCAATGGACATATTCTTGAAATTACGGACGATAAGGTTAAGGTTGACCTTAATCATCCTTTGGCAGGAAAGGCTCTAAAGTTTGTCGGCAGTATAAAAGAGAATCGTGATGCTACAAATGATGAAATAGGACAATATATGAACATGGTCAATGGAAACGATGGCTGTGGTGGCTGTAATGGTTGCGAAGGCGATTGTGAAGGTGGTTGTGGAGATGATAAGAAAGATGGCGGCTGTTGTGGTTGTCATTAA
- a CDS encoding dihydroorotate dehydrogenase, whose product MADLNVKINDLVLKNPVMTASGTFGYGIEFADLVPLDELGGIIVKGTTLHAREGNDYPRMAETASGMLNCVGLQNKGVDYFCDHIYPQIKDINTNMIVNVSGNDPESYAECAARIDALDSIPAIELNISCPNVKHGGMSFGVTCDGAASVVKAVRKAYHKTLIVKLSPNVTDITSIARTCEEEGADAVSLINTLMGMAVDIEKREPMLSIRTGGLSGPAVKPVALRMVYDVAHAVNIPVVGLGGISNTSDAIEFLMCGATAIEIGTSNFVDPTVTINVINGINEWLDSHGCKSINEIIGAIKD is encoded by the coding sequence ATGGCAGATCTAAATGTAAAGATAAATGACCTTGTATTGAAGAATCCTGTAATGACTGCTTCGGGAACTTTTGGTTATGGAATTGAATTTGCTGATTTAGTTCCTTTGGATGAACTGGGTGGAATTATAGTAAAAGGTACAACGCTACATGCGCGTGAAGGAAATGATTATCCTCGTATGGCAGAAACCGCTAGTGGAATGCTTAATTGTGTTGGATTGCAGAATAAGGGAGTAGACTATTTTTGTGACCATATATATCCTCAGATTAAGGATATAAATACGAATATGATAGTTAATGTAAGTGGAAATGATCCTGAATCTTATGCTGAATGTGCCGCACGCATTGATGCCCTAGATAGTATCCCAGCTATAGAATTGAATATCAGTTGTCCAAATGTAAAGCATGGAGGAATGTCTTTCGGTGTAACTTGTGATGGTGCTGCTAGCGTAGTCAAGGCAGTTCGCAAAGCATATCATAAAACTCTTATTGTAAAGCTATCGCCAAATGTCACAGACATAACATCAATCGCCCGCACCTGTGAGGAAGAGGGCGCAGATGCCGTTTCCTTGATAAATACGCTTATGGGAATGGCTGTGGATATAGAAAAGCGTGAACCAATGCTTAGCATACGTACAGGTGGATTAAGTGGTCCTGCTGTTAAGCCTGTTGCACTAAGAATGGTTTACGATGTTGCTCATGCAGTAAACATACCCGTAGTTGGGCTTGGTGGTATCAGCAACACCAGCGACGCAATAGAATTTTTGATGTGTGGTGCTACAGCTATAGAAATAGGTACATCCAACTTCGTAGATCCTACTGTAACCATTAATGTAATAAATGGTATAAATGAGTGGCTAGACTCACATGGCTGCAAGAGTATAAACGAGATTATTGGTGCAATTAAAGATTAA
- a CDS encoding dihydroorotate dehydrogenase electron transfer subunit, which produces MKKYVLDLTVKSVEALSAKHVLIKLTSEETLPEMAPGQFVEVRVDNSPSTYLRRPISINLVDYNLNELWLLVAMIGDGTRQLGKLHAGDKLNCLFPLGNGFTMPVDKSEKILLVGGGVGIAPLLHFGCEIRRMGGQPTFLLGARSKSDLLELEYFEKIGRVFVTTEDGSLGEQGFVTNHSILQNEKFSRISTCGPKPMMVSVARYAMSNGIDCEASLENNMACGVGACLCCVEKTTEGHVCVCQEGPVLNIKKLLWQI; this is translated from the coding sequence ATGAAAAAATACGTTCTAGACCTTACTGTTAAATCTGTAGAGGCTCTGAGTGCTAAGCATGTTCTTATTAAGCTTACTTCTGAAGAGACTTTACCAGAGATGGCACCGGGACAATTTGTGGAAGTTCGTGTTGACAATTCGCCGTCAACATATCTTCGCCGTCCCATTTCAATAAACTTAGTTGATTATAATCTTAACGAATTATGGCTGCTTGTTGCCATGATTGGTGACGGAACTCGCCAATTAGGAAAACTTCATGCTGGTGATAAGTTAAATTGCCTTTTCCCTTTGGGCAATGGATTTACTATGCCTGTTGACAAAAGCGAGAAGATTTTGCTTGTTGGAGGTGGCGTTGGTATTGCTCCTTTGTTACATTTTGGCTGCGAAATACGAAGAATGGGTGGTCAGCCAACTTTCTTGTTGGGAGCAAGAAGTAAGTCTGATTTGCTTGAATTGGAATATTTTGAAAAGATTGGTCGTGTCTTTGTTACAACTGAGGATGGAAGTCTTGGTGAACAAGGATTTGTGACTAATCATTCAATATTGCAGAATGAAAAGTTTTCTCGAATAAGTACTTGTGGTCCTAAACCTATGATGGTAAGTGTTGCAAGATATGCGATGTCAAATGGCATTGATTGTGAGGCTTCACTTGAAAATAATATGGCATGTGGTGTTGGTGCTTGTTTGTGTTGTGTAGAGAAGACTACTGAAGGGCATGTATGTGTATGTCAAGAAGGTCCAGTGTTAAATATTAAGAAACTATTATGGCAGATCTAA
- a CDS encoding helix-turn-helix domain-containing protein, with protein sequence MKDRIKMIMESQHMTQQTFAQFIQMSPASLSSIFNGRTKPTLTIVEAIKNKIPSLSLEWLLSGTGPMYMDQVSTSDVIDNNESLPSQDGIIDFDSQQNGPTLSLFEQPNMQSVNSTPINKTKTEVKIIDKPQRKISEIRVFYDDKTWETFVPQKG encoded by the coding sequence ATGAAAGATAGAATAAAGATGATCATGGAGAGTCAACACATGACTCAGCAGACCTTCGCTCAGTTCATTCAAATGTCACCTGCTTCACTGAGTAGTATTTTTAATGGTAGAACCAAACCTACCCTCACGATTGTTGAGGCTATAAAAAATAAGATCCCTTCATTATCTTTGGAATGGCTTTTATCAGGTACTGGACCTATGTATATGGACCAAGTTTCGACATCTGATGTTATTGACAATAATGAGTCTTTACCATCTCAAGATGGTATTATTGATTTCGACTCACAACAAAATGGTCCTACTCTATCTCTTTTTGAACAACCAAATATGCAGAGTGTAAATAGTACACCAATAAATAAGACTAAAACTGAAGTTAAAATAATTGACAAACCACAGCGAAAGATATCAGAGATAAGAGTGTTCTACGATGATAAGACATGGGAGACTTTCGTTCCTCAAAAAGGTTAG
- the holA gene encoding DNA polymerase III subunit delta, whose translation MPERKNTGVSYETVMRDLNARKFSPIYILMGEESYYIDKISEFIAENVLKPEEKDFNQSIVFGADISAAQIVDSAKGFPMMSEYRVLIVKESQNLKNTEPLEKYFKNPAKSTILVFCHKNGSIDKRKKIIPAALEGGAVVFESKKLYDRELPGFIESYLKKNSATIDSKTAQVIAEHVGADLNRLTSELDKVLISLSDSDRRVTADVVEKEIGVSKEFNTFELRNAIVRRDVFKANQIIKYFDSNPKAGSLFSILPLLFSYFENLMIAYYSPNKMNENAVAEYLELRNGWAAKDYVAGMRNYSGMKTMQIISKIREIDAKSKGLDNPNTSAGDLMKELIFFILH comes from the coding sequence ATGCCTGAAAGAAAAAATACAGGAGTGTCATATGAAACGGTTATGCGTGATCTTAATGCGCGTAAGTTTTCACCTATTTATATATTAATGGGAGAAGAATCATATTACATTGATAAGATTTCTGAATTTATTGCTGAAAATGTACTTAAGCCAGAGGAAAAAGATTTCAATCAAAGTATTGTGTTTGGTGCAGATATAAGTGCTGCCCAAATTGTCGATTCGGCAAAAGGTTTTCCGATGATGTCTGAATATAGAGTGTTGATTGTTAAAGAGTCGCAGAATTTGAAGAATACAGAACCTTTAGAAAAGTATTTCAAAAATCCCGCAAAATCAACCATCTTAGTATTCTGTCACAAAAATGGCAGTATTGACAAAAGAAAGAAAATTATTCCGGCAGCACTTGAAGGGGGAGCCGTTGTTTTTGAAAGTAAGAAATTATATGATCGTGAACTTCCTGGTTTCATAGAATCATATTTGAAAAAAAATAGCGCTACAATTGATTCAAAAACAGCTCAGGTAATTGCTGAACATGTTGGAGCAGATCTTAACAGATTAACTTCAGAGTTAGACAAAGTTCTAATATCACTTTCAGATTCTGATAGGAGAGTAACAGCAGATGTTGTTGAAAAAGAAATTGGAGTTAGTAAAGAGTTTAATACTTTTGAACTTAGAAATGCGATTGTAAGAAGAGATGTTTTCAAGGCAAATCAGATAATAAAATATTTTGACAGTAATCCTAAAGCTGGTTCACTCTTCTCAATTCTCCCGTTGCTCTTTTCATATTTCGAAAATTTGATGATAGCATATTATTCTCCAAATAAGATGAACGAAAATGCTGTTGCAGAATACTTGGAATTAAGAAATGGATGGGCCGCCAAAGACTATGTCGCAGGTATGAGAAATTACTCTGGAATGAAAACGATGCAGATAATTTCTAAGATAAGAGAAATAGATGCCAAAAGTAAAGGGTTAGATAACCCTAATACTAGTGCAGGAGACCTGATGAAAGAGCTTATTTTCTTCATTTTGCACTAA
- a CDS encoding type I restriction enzyme HsdR N-terminal domain-containing protein yields the protein MIPLNLPDYEIKLSGTPDKPAIFDVLRRKYVSLTPEEWVRQHFIHFMIEHKGYPLSLLANEVNLKVGEKKLRADSVLYSTELKPRIIIEYKAPNISITQKVFDQITVYNMLLHVDYLIVTNGLQHYCCKMDYASKKYLFLKDIPDYKNI from the coding sequence ATGATTCCATTAAACCTACCAGATTACGAAATAAAGTTATCGGGAACTCCAGATAAGCCTGCGATTTTCGATGTTCTCCGTCGAAAATATGTTTCGCTTACTCCTGAAGAATGGGTTCGCCAACATTTTATACACTTCATGATTGAGCATAAAGGTTATCCCCTTAGCTTACTAGCAAACGAAGTAAACCTAAAAGTTGGTGAGAAAAAACTCAGAGCCGATAGCGTATTATACTCAACAGAGTTGAAACCTAGGATTATTATAGAATATAAGGCACCCAACATAAGCATAACCCAAAAGGTATTTGACCAAATTACAGTATACAATATGTTGCTCCACGTAGACTATCTTATAGTCACTAACGGACTACAACACTATTGCTGCAAAATGGATTATGCAAGTAAAAAATATTTATTTTTAAAGGATATCCCTGACTATAAAAATATCTGA
- the nrdG gene encoding anaerobic ribonucleoside-triphosphate reductase activating protein: protein MISILDIVHDTMVDGPGFRTSIYCAGCPNACVGCHNPQSWDVNNGKMMTTKEIMDVIKEDPFANVTFSGGDPMFQPVGFAELADVIRIETSKTIWCFTGFKFETLIKNHAQKSLLEKIDVLVDGPFVQKLRDTDLIFRGSSNQRIIDVKASLKNGEVVLLDYNPTRL, encoded by the coding sequence ATGATTAGTATATTGGATATTGTTCATGACACAATGGTTGACGGGCCAGGTTTTCGTACATCAATTTATTGTGCTGGTTGCCCTAACGCTTGTGTTGGTTGCCATAATCCTCAGTCATGGGATGTCAACAACGGTAAGATGATGACAACAAAAGAAATAATGGATGTTATAAAAGAAGATCCGTTTGCTAATGTTACGTTTTCTGGCGGTGATCCTATGTTTCAGCCTGTAGGATTTGCTGAGCTTGCCGATGTAATACGTATTGAAACATCAAAGACAATATGGTGCTTTACGGGTTTTAAGTTTGAAACCTTAATTAAAAATCATGCCCAGAAGTCTTTGCTTGAAAAAATAGACGTTTTGGTTGATGGACCTTTTGTGCAGAAATTGAGAGATACAGACTTGATATTTCGTGGAAGCAGTAACCAGCGTATTATTGATGTCAAAGCCTCTTTGAAGAATGGGGAAGTTGTATTGCTTGATTATAATCCAACTAGATTGTAA
- a CDS encoding anaerobic ribonucleoside triphosphate reductase has translation MIQTVVKRDGRVVGFNEQKIMAAIRKAMLHTEKGEDDELIQKITDHISFKGKDQMTVENIQDSVEMELMKSARKDVAQRYIAYRNQRSIARKAKTRDVFMEIVNIKNNEVTRENANMNADTPAGMMMKFASETTKPFVDDYLLSEDVRDAVKHNYIHIHDKDYYPTKSLTCVQHPLDNILEHGFVAGHGSSRPAKRIETAAVLACISLETCQNEMHGGQAIPAFDFYLAPYVRSSFIEEVKNLEKLTGKDLSILYNKDVEDYIEKTLDGLEGDERLCQHAINKTVNRVHQAMEAFIHNMNTIHSRGGNQVVFSSINYGTDTSAEGRCVMRELLKSTYEGVGNGETAIFPIQIWKKKRGVNYLPEDRNYDIYKLACKVTARRFFPNFLNLDATFNQNDKWNADDPERYKWEIATMGCRTRVFENRFGPKTSIARGNLSFTTVNIVKLAIECMGIEDKNERIKVFFDKLKNILDITAKQLDERFQFQKTAFVKQFPLLMTKLWIDCDKLNPDDTIEKVINQGTLGIGFIGLAECLKALVGKHHGESDEAQDLGVKIITFMRDSANDYSEHYQHNYSILATPAEGLSGRFTKYDRKEFGVIDGITDREYYTNSNHVPVYYKCSAMHKAQIEAPYHNLTRGGHIFYVEIDGDATHNPDVISSVVDMMDKYDMGYGSVNHNRNRCMDCGYENADSELEVCPKCGSTNIDKLQRITGYLVGTTDRWNHAKLAELNDRVTHVNSNK, from the coding sequence ATGATACAGACAGTAGTAAAAAGAGATGGAAGGGTCGTAGGCTTTAATGAGCAAAAGATTATGGCCGCAATCCGCAAAGCAATGCTTCATACCGAAAAGGGTGAAGACGATGAACTAATACAGAAAATCACTGATCACATTTCTTTTAAGGGAAAGGACCAGATGACTGTTGAGAATATACAGGATTCTGTGGAAATGGAACTAATGAAGAGTGCGCGTAAAGATGTAGCTCAGAGATACATCGCTTATCGAAATCAGCGCAGTATTGCAAGAAAGGCGAAGACGCGTGATGTCTTTATGGAAATTGTCAACATAAAGAATAATGAGGTGACGCGTGAAAATGCTAACATGAATGCGGATACCCCAGCAGGAATGATGATGAAGTTCGCTTCGGAAACAACAAAACCATTTGTTGATGATTATTTGTTGTCTGAGGATGTAAGAGATGCCGTGAAGCATAATTACATACATATTCATGATAAAGATTATTACCCGACAAAGAGTCTTACTTGTGTTCAGCATCCTTTGGATAATATACTTGAACATGGATTTGTTGCTGGTCATGGTTCTTCGCGTCCCGCAAAGCGTATTGAGACAGCAGCCGTACTTGCTTGTATATCTCTTGAAACATGCCAGAATGAAATGCATGGTGGACAGGCTATTCCTGCTTTTGATTTTTATCTAGCTCCTTATGTTAGATCTTCATTTATAGAGGAAGTTAAGAATCTAGAAAAACTTACTGGCAAAGATTTGTCCATATTGTATAATAAGGACGTAGAAGATTACATTGAAAAGACTCTTGATGGTCTTGAGGGGGATGAGCGTTTGTGCCAGCATGCAATCAATAAAACTGTGAATCGTGTGCATCAGGCTATGGAAGCTTTTATCCATAATATGAATACTATTCACAGCCGTGGTGGAAATCAGGTTGTATTTTCTTCAATAAATTATGGAACAGATACGTCTGCTGAAGGTCGTTGTGTAATGCGCGAATTGCTGAAGTCTACTTACGAGGGAGTAGGTAATGGCGAGACAGCTATATTCCCAATACAGATCTGGAAGAAGAAACGTGGCGTAAACTATCTGCCAGAAGATAGAAATTATGATATTTATAAATTGGCTTGCAAGGTTACCGCACGTCGTTTCTTCCCTAATTTTCTGAATTTAGATGCAACGTTTAATCAGAATGATAAGTGGAATGCAGATGATCCTGAACGTTATAAATGGGAAATTGCAACTATGGGATGTCGTACACGTGTGTTTGAAAACCGCTTCGGACCTAAGACTAGTATTGCTCGCGGCAACTTGAGTTTCACTACTGTTAATATCGTGAAGTTGGCAATAGAATGCATGGGTATTGAGGATAAGAATGAGCGTATAAAGGTATTCTTTGATAAGTTGAAAAATATCCTTGATATTACTGCGAAGCAGCTTGATGAGCGTTTTCAGTTTCAGAAGACAGCTTTTGTTAAGCAATTCCCTTTGCTGATGACAAAACTTTGGATAGATTGTGATAAGTTGAATCCTGATGATACAATAGAAAAGGTAATAAATCAAGGTACGCTGGGTATCGGATTTATTGGTTTGGCTGAGTGTCTGAAAGCTCTTGTAGGTAAGCATCATGGCGAAAGTGATGAGGCTCAGGACTTAGGAGTTAAGATTATTACTTTCATGCGTGATAGCGCGAATGATTACTCAGAACATTATCAGCATAATTACAGTATTCTCGCAACTCCGGCAGAAGGTCTTTCTGGTCGTTTTACAAAATATGATAGAAAGGAATTTGGTGTAATTGATGGTATAACAGATCGTGAATACTATACTAACTCAAACCATGTACCTGTATATTATAAATGTTCTGCAATGCATAAGGCTCAGATAGAGGCTCCTTATCATAATCTTACACGTGGTGGGCACATCTTCTATGTAGAAATAGACGGTGATGCAACACATAATCCAGATGTAATATCTAGTGTGGTAGATATGATGGATAAGTATGATATGGGATATGGCAGTGTAAACCATAATCGTAACCGTTGTATGGATTGTGGCTATGAAAATGCAGATTCAGAACTTGAAGTATGCCCTAAGTGTGGGAGTACTAATATTGATAAGCTGCAAAGAATTACAGGTTATCTTGTTGGTACAACAGATCGTTGGAATCATGCCAAGTTGGCTGAACTTAACGATCGAGTAACACATGTAAATTCAAACAAATAA